The genomic window AGCCTTTACATTTAGACATAGGACGGCTTTGGAATCAGAGACTGTCTTTGAAGAATGACAGAGGAGTCCTACTGAGCAGTATGCAGCTAAAGTATgatttttgccccccccccccaaaaaaaagtcagattgcTTGAAATTCAGAGATTGCATTCTGCATTTTGACAGGCCATCAACTGAGGAGTAATTATTATTAAGAGAGAGACTACAATTAAATTCCAGGAATAGTTAACAACCAGTCcctcattgtgttttgttcGTTTTCAAATATAATTATACCTGTCCATAACACATTGTCCAGGGCTTCCTAAGGGTAGGAGGTTGAGGGCCAGGGCTTCTTAGTGTGAGACGTAATTGGGAGAGGCATTACTCTCTTTATATTTACCCAGACGACAAGACAGTTCTTCTCATTGGACGTGAAAACCAGTTTCATCATACATGATAGGTGTCAGTCCAGATCAACAGTGGCTATGGCTGCAGGTCTCCAAACCACTCCTTCTTATCTTCACAGTcagattttttccttttcagcacTTTTAGTGTCCGGTTTAGAACGAGCACGATATCATTACTTAAACCACAGCGCCAAAATACTGCTTTTCGATAGAATCGGATTTTGAAATTCTACtctatcaggtttttttttttcttccacattcatttacttttttttttttttttagctttcaaCGTTTCTTCACCAGTTCTACTTAGCCAGAGCAAAAACCTATAAGTGTCTAACAAGGCAGGACTTAGAAAGCCACAGCTGAGCAAACAGGCATGGAAGAGGTCATAATAACAGAGAGTGTTCACTCGATCGGCCTCTCTCAGGCACCTGGCTGGGGCAATGCGCCACGTCATTTCCCCTCAGAGCCAGCCTGTCAGGGTGACAAGGCAGCTTGGCTCCCAATATAAAGCCCCTTTATACACACTACAGCTCCAGCTGGAGCTCCTGCCGCGTGAGCTTCATGGGTAGAGAGGTGAGAAGTGACTCGTTGAGAGGTTTGAAGTCTTTTGGACTCTCCTTATTAAAAGGCAAAGGCAAGGTCAAGGACTATGCTGTTTCCTTCATGTTATTTACTCTGACTCAGAAGAACTAATGAGTGATGATGGTGCTAGCATACTCAATCACAGCAAACATAGCTTAAGGAAGTTGCCAGTTACATACCTGTACATCAACACTTATGGCATTAAATTGAACACTGTTATGTGGCTTAAAATGAGCACCATTCATTCTCATAACTCAAATGGTTCATTTCAGGTTTATTAATGAAGGTTATATTAGTTAACCATTGAAACATTGTGTCTAATAATTTTTAGTATAGAGAACTTGTATTTTTGGATGTTAGGCTCAGACAAAAGGAATGTAAGcgatttctttttatttacttaaaattTCATTGCCATTGGTCAACCTCATTTTTAAGCTGAgggtataaaatgtaaatagcTTAGCTTTCCCAACATAGAAttaacattttttcatttttgtgttgccctgtttactTGAGTTGtatctgtttttgcttttctccttttaaaacaTTAGCATACAATTTTCATACACAGAAAAGGCAGTTCGTCTACAACCCTTAACCACAGTTGACAGGCAGTTGTCTTtgacttccaaaaaaaaaatgccccagGGACTTAGCCAGACAGAGTTCATCCCATTAGAGCCTCTGAAGCCTCATATCCAATCAGAATTGTTTTGAGTTGGAACTGCGTGTGCCTCCATGGTTTTTGAGGAAAGGCAGACATGCAGGTTTGACGGGGTAGAAAGATGTGCGTGGGGACATTTGACTGCTCTTTTTGACGGTACGTCAGAGTTGCCTTTCAGATGCGTTGGCCATGTCCACATCAGGGTGTCATCATTGTGGCAGGGCTGTCAGATCAGACTGACAGTGAAGAGATGGATTCAGCCTCCACCCAACACTGAGGAAGAGTCTGACGCAGCCAACCAAACGATGAATATGTTCTCCAAACCATCAAGCTGGTGGCAACCCAGTGATGAGAACAGCTAGTGACGTTATACAAAAACATGATTACACTTCTTTTTTggtgcacacttttttttttctttggcacaGAGCAGTGCATCACTCCTGGCCAGAGgtttcattaaataaatgattactGATGTATATGCAAAAGCCCTCAACAAGACAATACATAAAAGAATTTGGCAATGAATTGACAATTAGTAATATTCAGTGTGATATTACTGAGCTAGCTGGACAGCAGCTGTGCTTAAATTATGTCTAATCATGAGTGATGTGTCCATGGATTATTTATGTAATCTAAACAATGATATTTTTGTTATATTTCATTCAGTACTTCCCACTGCCATTAACAAGTAACTTGAAAACCTATAAATGTCACAGTAGCTTTCACTTAATTAAAACAATTGATATCATACAGCAAAGCGTGGTGTCATTCATAACCCGGTTTCCTGTGCACTGCAACTTCCTGTGCCACTTTATGTGAAAGGATGGCATAAATAATGCCCATTAAACTGCCAGCCAAAGGGCACAAAACCACATTACTGAAATTAACTAAGATGCTACATAAGAAACAGTACAGCCCACCTCTGAAGAAATgtacacagggaaaaaaaaaacaaacaaggaaagaaGTGTAGCTGAAAATGCCTGAGTGTCGAGTTAGTAGGAAAATTAACAGACAACGGTGTTACAGCATGTCTACTCACATTAGCCCTTTCTTCCTCTACCTAATCCCCTGTCTGACTGGACGGCTGCCCCTTTGACCTAAGCTTTCACAAGAAAACATGCCATATCAACACATGATCAAGCTTCCTTTATGCTCTCTCTACTTCTGCTGGTATTTttgagacagtcagacagttgCTATGATGAAACATAGATTGTTGAAACGACCTTTTCATGCGTGTTCTTACAGAACAGACAGCAAGAACAGTCTGTCTACGGAGGGAAGAACAGTTCAGTCAGGAACAGCTTTCTGGGAGGGCTCTTAAAAGAACATGTCATTTACATATCACTAAAGTGAAAAGCCTTTGGTTGTCTCATGCTAGAAGATAATGTTATTTTTCGAACATTATTTTTCGAACATAATAATTCTTATTTACTCCGAACTGATACAAAAGATGCTTTACTTAAATCACTATATGGAGTAAACTATCAGTCTGTAATAACAATTGGATACTACAAAACACCGGTTTTGTCTCTTGGACTAGTTCAATTTTAACAATGTCTTGTTAAAATTGTACAAAACAGAGTCAGCTAAGCTTgctttgaaaaacaacattgaTTGTACTGAAAGACAGGGTTTCtgatgttttggggttttggatGGGCAATGCTGACATCTGCTGGCAGTTTAGATGATTTAAATTTCTCTACATCCAGAGTTCATTCATGATTTCTACCCTgacccaacatacacacacattcaacctACCACATTCATgcttacacaaatacacaacaccCCAGCAAATAATCAAAAAGTATGATTCCCCCATACCAAAATTTACAATTCCCCCATACTCTTTACAcacattatttcaaatattccTCTCTGCCTCCACCTGTGTTTTCCCTATTTAACATACACCATTGATTAGCCCTGCACACTCATTGGCAGGACTAATTTATTTATGAACTTGTCGTTCCTAATCATTGATTGTAATGTCCTTAGTTAGAGATTTAATGATATGCAAAGGTAAAAGATTTGCTAATTACTGTGTTTAATCCAATAAAGGCTCGATGCTACAGGAGAGGAGTGCAGAGGTTCTATGACTGCTGCCCTCATAGACAGTTAGAAACCAGGACCAGAATTATATTAGAATAACAAGCAGGTCAGGAACAAGGATTAAAATGCCACAACTAGTTTAACATGGCTTTACTTATAAACACTCCATGAGAAATACAACTCACTTTCAGATAACTCTGCCCAGCTAACTACATCTCTGTGGCAAAATGTCAATTATGTTTACCTTTAGTTTTGCTGCAGAAGAAAATTTAAAGATGTGCTTTAGATCACACATcaattgatgtgtgtgttttaaaagacaATTCTCATGggatttgaaatgatttttgtaattttatttgaCTTACTGTGTGTTCACCAGAGGGGGGTAGCATCGTACTATATACATTATGGAAATCAATGGTTTCAATACTAAACTCTTTAACCACAAAGGTAATTAAATTCCAGTAAAAGTTACCTCCAAACACTGTTCCAAACATAGGAAAATGTCCTAGTGTTGTCTCTCTATTCTGAAATGTGaacataaatattaaatatgaagAAGTTGAAGCGTTTTTTTCATGTGGAAATAAGCTTCAACATACTCAAGAGCCGTGCAGATAAATAATTTACATAGACATACCTTGTGTATCTCTATGTCTCCtttctattcatttattcacttgcttacttatttatattttgttttgtttaaaataatctTGTAGAAAAGGAAACTCACCATAGCATCATCTGGCCCTGAGATACAGAGATAATTGACCTCCTCAGTGGAATTCTATTGAAACAGCAGCACAGATTTGAGGGTGGCGtacactctgtttttttatggGAGATGCTGTTGCCAGAGCTCTAACATTTATGGAAGTATGTTGTGCTAATTTGTGCAATGTCATTTTCATATGCCGTTGTCAAATCTTACAGAATATTAACTCTACAATTACACTTTTTTAAAGCAGCTTATGGTAAGTGACTTAGTAAGTGCAGCACAATCTGTAAATGTAACTCAAATGCACTTTTACgattgcatacacacaaaacatcacagagcTACGAAGAAATGTAGCATAAGGTATTATTTTAATATCTGATATGAGGAAAAAAGAGCTGTTTGGAAAATAATTTGAACAGATATCCAAAGACACACTTTTCCCGAGGCAAGTTAGAGCTAATTACACCTTACACTTATTTCATTATAGAGCCTCTACAATCTTAAAGTGCCTAACACATATTACTAACGAAAGcacataataaaaaataaatagctTTAAACTCTGAATTAACATGCTTTATTGTTTTGCGTATAATGTGTTACTGGTTCATTTTAACTAGgtttaacacagaaacacattatCAGTTTCTCTAGATGCCAGCACCATGTTTGTTGAGAGAAATCCAGATCTCTTTTGAATgctgagagcatgtgtgtgtgtgtgtgtgtgtgtgtgtgtgtgtttgtgaggagacGGAATAAAAGTGACAGGTGTATGACAGAATAAGCCATAAAAATAGATTTAAAGGGTGATATAATCGTATATTCAGACGTTACCGATATGTCTATGCAATACTGACTTCATTGTCCAAATGCTGGAGGAATGTAGAGAGAGGTTCTTCAAATGAAAATTATATGAAAAATCATCACCAGCAAACCCAGATGACTTTAAGCATTTTGAAAAGCTATCTGCATGATAAATTCAACATGTCCCATCATACAAATAATTTCACCCTCCCATGCGAACCAGCTCATTGTGAATCACTATTTGAAGAAATTCATTTGAGCCTCGTTCTTAGCACATACATATTAGTCTCTTGAGAGTCAGTGTAAGCATGTTCAAGTGAATGTGCTTGTTAGCAACCTGATTCAAGAAACAGTGGCATGATTGTAGAGATGCCATTGGTCTGAAGGGCAGGGTTACTGGCTGCAAGCACAGTGTTACTGGCTATGAGATCAGCTCTTAAGCCCAACCTgctcttgtctgtctgtgtctctgtctaaaaTGGGGCTAAGGCCCCTGAAGCTGGCGTAAGGCCGATGAGGGGTCCCATTTAGGGCAGAAGTTGCCGGACTGTCCATGGGACATATGTAATCTGCTGAGTCATCTGGTCTCTTCTTCCTCAGGTGGCTGAAGTGAGTGAACCCAAGCTTCTTTGGCTGCATGGAAATATAatgacatatattttttttcttttttcacaagTTGCAACGCTagtcacagtaaaaaaaaaaaaaaatccatttccaATCACACTTTTCTGGATGCATACCCGCACTTTGGCAGTGGTGGTAAGGGGTGTGTGTCCAGAGGCGTTGGCATAATCCTGCTTCTCCTGCTGTGCCTGGGGACCAACCAGTGCATTGAAGTTGGTGGTGAGATGTCTCCTAAGGAGCGTCTTCTGAGGTGGGATGTTCAGGAGCATTGCCAAAGTCTCTGAACTAAAACGAGGCTCTAGAATCTGTGGAGTAGAATTCAGAGGTTGGAGGGAGTGGTGTTTATGACATAACCCCTTTTTAACACTCATGTCTGACTACATGCCTGTACAGAGGTACACAGTGTGTGAGGTTATTAttatgtttgagtttgagtcTAATGATAAGCATAGGATATTTAATGAGCTGATTAGCTCACTAAATATTCTATGCTTATCATTAGACTCAATGAGAATGCTGAATGCTGAAAGGGATTAGTGGTATTGTAAAGTACACTCACTATGAGGCCACCGTGCACTCCGCTGCCTCTAAGGTTGGGTGCATATTCGGCTAAATCCACTGACCGCAGCCACTCCATCACACGGTGGTTAGACCACTGCACCACTTCTGACGGAGAGGTCTTATTCTGCGCAAAGATACAAAGATTGTCATGCTGTCTTCCACTGACAAAAAATACACTCGTATGTGTTCTCTTTCCAATACAGTACTTCTTATATTTagtcatatttatatttacatgatGTTGTTTCTTTGAGATGCCCAACAACATTAGTTTCATGCTCAAATCTCTTTGCTTATTGGACAtaaatatttgttcatttattactGCATAGCATATTGATACAGGCATATAAACATcctcatgcaaacacacttgTGCTGCAACCGCTCCTCACCTCATCTGCAGGCCTGCGTCTCAGGCAGTGAGGGTTAAACTTGTTAGCATGGAGGACATGGATAGCGCATTTGACGCTGAGGTGATGTAGCTGACTTGTGACTTTCAGGAACAGAAGATCATTCTGAGGAGAGCAGAAAAggtcaaataaatataaaagagcTCACAAGGTCACCTGTGAAAGCAATTTTGTATAATGTTAATGCTATTCATGGTTCTAAGTCAGAGTTCAGAGAATATAAAAATGCACTGTGATAACTTGACCTCACCACAGTCAAGTACTGAAGCATCCTCCCATCCACTCTGCTCTCATAGAACTGATCTTTGTACTGAGGTAGTCCAATGTCATCCAGCCAGCCTGGatttgaccaaacacaacaacataTAATTAACCTATTATCAAATAAAAGTTTATCGTTTGAGGTCAGAAGTGCAAGCAGAATCCAATACATTTTCATGTACCTAAAACATTTATTATACATCAGATGCCACTTTGGTTTGAAAGGTAGCTTGTGGTTCACCTAATGTGattctttatttcattctttattttttgctaTATTGTACACCTATTTTATATAGACCTTCTGATACATACGTGTTACCCAGAGATGATCCAGTTCAGAGGATTTTTCCATTGCCTTATTGCTGAATGACCTCAGAGCCAACTGGAGTTTCTTTCTATGTAAAGGATGTTTGATTCCCATCTCCTATTAAAGGAAAAGGGCATGAATCATGCATGGATGACAAATACACTATGATGTTTATACATTTACAAGTTATatagataaaaacaaacaaaaaaaaaaaaaatcagaggacCAACCTTTTCAAAATCCTGGGGTGTAGCAGAGAGGAGCGTCTGGCCACTCTCCACCCACTGTCTGGCCAGATTGACGTATTGACCTAGACCATAATCCTCCAACCAGCCACACACCTGCTCTGTGGTCCATTTAGCGAAGGGTGTGTTCATatcactgagagaggaaagttGGATGGTCAGTGCATGGTGCTGTTATCAGCAGAGAAGATCCTGTTCTTCACAATCAATAAGGCCATAATGACATCATCTACAAATTACACACGGGAGATTTTACCGGATTGAGCGGCCGGATTCAGGGGTGCGAACCAGTCTGGGTCCAGCGGTGGCTCTGAATCCTCCCCTCTTAAACTCAGTGGGCTCCAGCTCATCTCCCTGCAGACTCCCAGACTGGGTTCTCCTGATTCTTAATAAACATGGACACATCTCATCAGACAAGCAAAGCATGATGGGTTTTAGGCGATCACATTTTGATGCTTCTTTTCAAAATCTGACAGCAGGAAATTTCAGAAGCATTCGAAAATTttgataaatgaaaatgttttaagatTTCAGAATCTTTTCATCATCGAGATGATTAGATGATGGGACAAAAAAGATATAAAACTTTTAAATAAGttctcactcaaaaaaaaaaaaaaatcacacacacacacacacacacacgagtacaTACTCACTTTCCCCAGAGTTTGCGGATGctcttgtttttcatgttttccgGTGAGACAGGAGACTGATGACCTGAATCTGCCCCAGATGATACTGGTGAAAGATCAGCAGATGTTGTGTCCTCAGTTTTCCCTGTCTTTTCTGAAAGAGGTAATAAACTTTTTTTGAATTATTTACTTGCTATAACTGACAGACAAATAGTTTCATGTTTTTAGCGTATGTCATCAAAGCCATTCATCAGACTCCAAAACGGGGGATGCATTGAAgagcaaacacaaatacaaccaTCTCAAATagaactgcattaaaaaaaaaaaaagaaaagctgagcCCAATCTTCAGTGTCCACTGGCAAATGGAAACAAACTAAACTACTAAGCCACTTTTTACAACacgatttttctttttttcttttaaaaaaagttaagaaaaaATAACTTAATTGTGCAGCAATAATGGAAGAGCAAATGCTTCAGTGATCATCAGCAGATATCCGTACTGATATATCTACGTTCAGCATTGGGGTActtttctctgcctttgtttCAACACTACGGAAGCGGAATTTCAGATCCACTTTTACATGCGCTTTTGCGCGAGCTTTGCGGAGCAGCGAGAGATCCAGGATTGAAGGGGTGAATGTGCAGCTGTGGGTACATGTCTATTCATGTGCACTACGCATTTACGGCATATGGCAGCAGTTAGTGCTCAAAGGCAGCTACTCCAGGGCTCATTTCAATCACAGCCCACCACAGGGTGGGGCTGCAGAGCATAGGGTTCACATAAGAGACGCAGACAAGAATAATCTTACCCCTGCCTACAGCCCCAGTATTAGACTGATCAAAGAGCTAGGGTTCAGCTCTGATCTGACAGAAGTGGTTTTGCTCTACAGGAAAGTTGGACACACCAGGAATACACACTCAGAGAGGTCGTTGAGGGAATGTACGCTACCTAAAACAGGAGTGGTCATACTCCTGCAATAAGCTCCGATAACCGATATATATCCGATAGCATGCAAATGCACAGGGTTTTAGTGTTTCTtaagcatttttaaacattcacaATTAACTCTTCCAAAATACTCTTCCATGCCTTTTGCCTAAGAATGGCATGTACAGAATGCTGTGGTGACTAGTATGTCATTGTGAGTGGGATGTAATGTGTTATATTTCATGCCTATTAAAATCAAAGAAGCTATGAAGCCGTTGAACATAAAGATGCTGTTGTGACAGTAATCTACTGCATTCATACTTGGGTTAATATCTCTACTTTCGCTTTCCTCCGGCAATCTCTGTACTGAagtttcacttttctctctgtctctcaattgctctgggagagagaggttgacaGGTAACGTCTGACATTTATTATCTGTTTGTCGATtctggaagagaaaaagagactgtaatgacagtaacacaaaaaaggaatgatttttttctgttcatacaTACAGTCTTGGGATTAAGTGGGGCAAATATTTATTAGAAATGAGTGTTTAGTGATAAATAGAATACAATATCAAGCTGTCTTACATTATGTGATCAAAATATGTCATTCTTTCAAATTCATGTATCATTATAATTGGAAATAATGTCAATAACAGTCAGAGAACTGATAGAAACTTTTAGGACATTAGTCTAAAGCAACGATTCAATACCTCCTCTGAAACAACAACGTCTACTGTGTCTCCAAGTACCGTCTGCAGATCGGAAAAAGAGTCAGTGCATGAAGAAAGAAGAGATGCCCAGTGAGTAAAATTACAGGACAGACGTAATCAAGTTTCCTATAGATTAATGCCAGTACCTATGCTCTCCTTCCATTTAAACCCTTAACAGTTGAACTATGAATAACAAGATTTTGTGCAATTATGACAGGGCATGCTAAGATAAAGCTACTGCATGGGAGTATGAAATTGAAGATGTTGTTTATGTCAGTTCATTCCAGATCAGTTACGTTTCAGAGTGTTATTGTATGTGTTACTCGAACATCCAATGTTTAGAAAAGTTTAGAAAGTGATCAGACTGAGCATATGTTTACATAACTATAGAATGGCTTTCCAGTTAAAtgttattcaaaaaaaaaaaaattataaaaaacaaaccttttgaTCTGAGCCACTTTGTAAATCATCCATACTGCTTGACAGTTGTTTTGTCTCTGACCTGCAGCAATGTTAAATTTGAGTAGTCatgtaaattatgttttaattgTCATAAAGTACATCATTTATATTATATGTATAAGCAATGTAATGTAAGTACTTGTGAACCAGGTAATACCTGCTCTTCAGTAaggtttaaaaaatatatacatatgcatatcaTGTCATGACATTGTTGTGCTCTGTGTAACGGAGAGAGTTGTAGTTGTTCTCAGTAGTTTGGAACTGCTATTCCAACATGATGGCAGAGAGTGTGAACAAACTTTACCTGGAATCTGTCTCCTTTTGAAAAGATAGAGGGGCAGATGtcagcagaggagaggaggcacTAGAGCAGAgctgaagcagagagaaaacagaacattaGGGACTGACACTGATAGAGAGCGGTCAcaatgggtttttgttttttttgtttttttttttttgtttgtttgttttttacaatcAGGCCTTAGACGATTCTTCATACTCACCTCAGTGTGAGCTTTTGGTGTTAAAGCCTTCATCTTCAATCCACCATTTATCTGATCTTCCTCACATCTACCAGAGGGAACTCTGTCTCCATGAACTCGGGCTTTGAAGCAGAGCAGGGAAATGACTATCTCTGTTTTAATGGCTCATTTCTTTCAATAGCACAAGTCAAgaagatgtaaaaaaaagaaggaaaaaaaaagaaaaaaaagaaatgctgtcCTTTCAGGAACTCACTGATCAGTatgagactgtaaacagagcACATGATTTACCTGGAACCATCACATCCCTGAACTGTCTGCACTGACTCAAGAGAATTGTGAGTTCCTCAATGCGCCGATCCTGCAAAAGATAAATAGACATTCTTTTATCTTACTGCTAAAATGCATGATTCTGAATTATATTATTTCACATGCTTTTATGAATATGTCTCTTTACATATATCCATTTTGAAAATGgaacagtgtttatttttgacACTGTTTTATGGTGTTGTGGAGCATTATACGTTTAGGATTGAAAGTACAAATTCCAGGTGtgatacacagatatacagaatCCCATGGAGACAGAAGTGACTGTCATTACAGGTAGTGGTGGTCACAGGCTATGGAGGGAGTATGTGCTTGTCCCACTCACCTCAACTGAGGTGACTAATATGATACCAGGAGACTTATAACTAGTTAGGTAATGTGACATTCCAAATTGGGGGAAGtagaggaaattaaaaaaaaaaaaaagtaatatcaCCATTAATGCTGTGAGTTGCTTTAATAATTACAGTGGAACAGCTCTGTGGATGTGGAGAGCAGGGTGTGGGCAATAACAGGAACATAGTCTGAAAGCTTAGATGCGGTGGAGCGCTAAGTGTTTTGATACGGTGACTTAGAGTGAGCCCTGCCATGCCTCTATTACTGTAAGTCCATGATGGGTTTGGCAGAGTCCTGTTTGTCTAAGAGCAGACTGCTGGAAATGACTGGCTGAGACTCAGCTAATATACCATGGTCTCTCAGagtccacaaacacagcactttGGAGAGAACAAAGGCCCCTGTGTGCTTACAATGGCTCCAGCTATTTTTGAGGACACATATGGTGACACGGAGCTGTACTTTGACTGAAGACACGCAAAAGTTGTATGTCTATGTGCATGAGCCATTGACTccaataaaatgttaataataTCAGAGGTTGTGCTCCACTAATTTACTCTAAACATAGGACAAATCACTGAATTTGTGAATGGCTTTTAATGTATTAgtttaacaacattaaaagtACCTTTTCATCATTAGCTGCAATCAGTGACTCCATTCCTGTTTTTAATCTCTGCAACTCCTGATCTattgagtgacagacagacaaacagagagagacagagacagagacagagacagagacagagagagagtgagagagagagagagagagagagagagagagagagagagagagaaagaaagacagacagacagacacatagacagacagacaggtagacagagaaATTGAGGTCTTTAACATGCAAAATGTATAAAACATCAAAGCACAGTACTCTAACTTCAGGAGTGACTGAAGCCacattaaatgagaaataactctctgatattgtttttgtttcctcaatgttttcttataactgattttttttttttgtcagaactGCTGCTTGAAACTGATACTTGACAGATTTCATGGCTATGAGTTTAACATGTCTGCCTAAAACCGTGACCCAGACATATGCAATGGTGACTTGAGATTTAACTGAGACTCCAAGTACAGTGACTCAAATATAAAACTGCTCagaaaagacagatagagagtgCAATTAAAACACGTGATGTTAATACATGTGATGTAATCACATCCCCAATAAACACAGTGTGaagagggagggatggatgagaaacaaacacaagaaaagtAACAGTTCAAACAGGATCccacacagaagaaaaatgtgtgtgaaagagtatGTACATGTTTCTCAAGAGCAATAGGAGAATCTAAAGGCTTACGTTTGCTGCTCAGCCTCCTCCTGTATATCTCCTCTGAGAGTGAGAGCAAAGGTGAGAGGACACAGAGCTAATGTTAGGCACcacacataaatatatgcaGGTCTCAGATTAGATCACCCAAAGTCAGTTCAGAAGtcatacaaacaacacaggacaTATATCGATTTAACACAAAGTGAACCAAATGGTAGTGACCTTAAGCTGAAATAttaagggagagacagagagagagagagagagagagagagagagagagcgaacaagacagagaaagacggaaagagagagagaggagagagagagagagagagagagagagagagagagagagaaagccccACCATCAGATATCACTTTGTTTACACTCAAATACGCCTGTCTCCACAATGATGTTCTGATTACTTCAAGGATCATTATCGTTAGAGAATACTATGTGAAAGATATACacgccacccacacacataacaccAAGCTACTATTATGCTAGCTGCTTTACATTAACAATCAACAGTAAAACTGCCCAAGTGAAAGCAGCCCATGCAGAAGACACTGACGTTATATTTTGAATGCGAAcctctctctgcactgtcacTGGACACAGGAGCTCTGG from Chanos chanos chromosome 2, fChaCha1.1, whole genome shotgun sequence includes these protein-coding regions:
- the ppfibp2a gene encoding LOW QUALITY PROTEIN: liprin-beta-2 (The sequence of the model RefSeq protein was modified relative to this genomic sequence to represent the inferred CDS: substituted 1 base at 1 genomic stop codon), producing MDSDASHMLQAAVEQMDDIIAGSKAVLPMDSYSDVPVRVGPPTCSSARRVLQLAEELRFALEDQTCKDAKDSLRKQVPSATAVTLLVWLDKNLVSIVNLQSLGNNESCQERLSRLEGDKESLVLQVSVLTDQVEAQGEKIRDLESSLEEHQQKLNLTEQMLQQEFLSRTSLETQKLDLMDEVSYLKLKLVGMEEKQNHNVERQHKAEGLLQELRHLKNKVDELEDEKLQFERKLKTTKAEISSLQQILVSKNAEIENLQAQLLSRAPVSSDSAEREEIYRRRLSSKHQELQRLKTGMESLIAANDEKDRRIEELTILLSQCRQFRDVMVPARVHGDRVPSGRCEEDQINGGLKMKALTPKAHTELCSSASSPLLTSAPLSFQKETDSRSETKQLSSSMDDLQSGSDQKTVLGDTVDVVVSEENRQTDNKCQTLPVNLSLPEQLRDREKSETSVQRLPEESESRDINPTSKXFKKSLLPLSEKTGKTEDTTSADLSPVSSGADSGHQSPVSPENMKNKSIRKLWGKIRRTQSGSLQGDELEPTEFKRGGFRATAGPRLVRTPESGRSIRDMNTPFAKWTTEQVCGWLEDYGLGQYVNLARQWVESGQTLLSATPQDFEKEMGIKHPLHRKKLQLALRSFSNKAMEKSSELDHLWVTRWLDDIGLPQYKDQFYESRVDGRMLQYLTVNDLLFLKVTSQLHHLSVKCAIHVLHANKFNPHCLRRRPADENKTSPSEVVQWSNHRVMEWLRSVDLAEYAPNLRGSGVHGGLIILEPRFSSETLAMLLNIPPQKTLLRRHLTTNFNALVGPQAQQEKQDYANASGHTPLTTTAKVRPKKLGFTHFSHLRKKRPDDSADYICPMDSPATSALNGTPHRPYASFRGLSPILDRDTDRQEQVGLKS